In Aegilops tauschii subsp. strangulata cultivar AL8/78 chromosome 3, Aet v6.0, whole genome shotgun sequence, one genomic interval encodes:
- the LOC109764724 gene encoding glucan endo-1,3-beta-glucosidase GV has product MGAVHGVCYGMVGDNLPSRSDVVQLYKSRNIHAMRIYNPDQEALAALRGSGIFLILDVGGLDEVQRLARDPSYAAGWVRSNVQAYYPDVLIRYIAVGNEVPAGDTGVILPAMQNVHNALASANLSSSIKVSTAVRFDVITNSFPPSSGVFRDPSGFVPIARFLDRTGAPFLANVYPYFAYKDDRGQNIRLNYATLQPGTTVRDNGNGLNYTSLFDAMVDSIYAALEKAGTPNVRVVVSESGWPSAGGFGASVDNARSYNQGLIDHIRNGTPKRSGAIETYIFAMFNEKKKPGDEVERNFGLFFPNKQPVYPTTFPN; this is encoded by the exons ATGGGAG CCGTGCACGGTGTGTGCTACGGAATGGTGGGCGACAACCTGCCCTCGCGGAGCGACGTCGTGCAACTCTACAAGTCCCGCAACATCCACGCCATGCGCATCTACAACCCGGACCAGGAGGCCCTTGCAGCCCTCCGCGGAAGTGGCATCTTCCTCATCCTGGATGTCGGTGGGCTCGACGAGGTCCAGCGCCTCGCCCGCGACCCGTCATATGCAGCTGGCTGGGTCCGGAGCAACGTCCAGGCCTACTACCCGGACGTCCTCATCCGGTACATTGCCGTTGGCAATGAGGTCCCCGCCGGTGACACGGGCGTCATCCTCCCGGCCATGCAGAATGTGCACAACGCCCTGGCGTCCGCCAACCTCTCCAGCAGCATCAAGGTGTCAACGGCGGTGAGGTTCGACGTGATCACCAACTCCTTCCCGCCTTCCAGCGGCGTGTTCAGGGACCCTTCTGGCTTCGTGCCCATCGCGCGGTTCCTGGACCGCACCGGCGCCCCGTTCCTGGCCAACGTGTACCCCTACTTCGCTTACAAGGACGACCGTGGCCAGAACATCAGGCTCAACTATGCGACGTTGCAGCCGGGCACCACGGTGAGGGACAACGGCAACGGGCTGAACTACACCAGCCTCTTCGACGCGATGGTCGACTCCATCTACGCCGCGCTGGAGAAGGCCGGCACGCCGAACGTCAGAGTGGTGGTGTCGGAGAGCGGGTGGCCGTCGGCGGGTGGGTTCGGGGCATCGGTGGACAACGCGCGGAGCTACAACCAGGGCCTCATTGACCACATCCGCAACGGCACGCCGAAACGGTCAGGGGCAATCGAGACGTACATATTCGCCATGTTCAACGAGAAGAAGAAGCCAGGGGATGAGGTCGAGAGGAACTTCGGGCTCTTCTTCCCCAACAAGCAACCTGTCTACCCGACCACCTTCCCCAATTAA
- the LOC109764722 gene encoding mitochondrial import inner membrane translocase subunit PAM16 like 2, which translates to MAGRLLGQLLVMGGAVVGRAVVQAYRQAIVNAQRTGAAQEAVNGIRRASKAMTEQEARQILGISEKTSWEEIVKKYDTMFEKNAKSGSFYLQSKVHRAKECLESIYHDKPDIMN; encoded by the exons ATG GCCGGACGGCTCCTCGGGCAGCTCCTCGTCATGGGCGGCGCCGTCGTCGGCAGGGCCGTGGTCCAGGCCTACCGCCAGGCCATCGTCA ATGCACAGAGAACCGGAGCTGCCCAGGAAGCTGTGAATGGTATTCGAAGGGCTAGCAAGGCTATGACCGAACAAGAAGCCCGGCAAATATTAGGTATCAGTGAAAAGACGAGTTGGGAAGAGATTGTCAAG AAGTATGATACGATGTTTGAGAAGAATGCCAAGAGCGGAAGCTTCTATCTCCAGTCGAAAGTACACCGGGCCAAAGAATGTCTGGAGTCCATATACCATGATAAGCCCGACATAATGAACTGA
- the LOC109764723 gene encoding gamma-secretase subunit APH1-like: MTVAAGVGYALIALGPAFSLFAGVIARKPFLVLTLLSSTLFWLISLIVLSGIWRGFLPLKSGVWWPYVILILTSVAFQEGIRLVFWRLYKKMEEMLDAFADRISKPRLCLTDKMLISLAGGLGHGLAHAVFFCLSLLTPAFGQATFYVERCSRMPFFLVSAIIALGFLVIHTSSMIIAFNGYGERKKRDQIFVPVVHLIAAVMTLINLVPGGCLVGTPLLCVTAAMTLYYSWQVVGQRITEHQHRQS, translated from the exons atgacggtggcggcgggggtgGGGTACGCGCTCATCGCGCTGGGCCCCGCCTTCTCCCTCTTCGCCGGCGTCATCGCCCGGAAGCCCTTCCTCGTCCTCACCCTCCTCTCCAG CACGTTGTTTTGGCTTATAAGTTTGATTGTCCTCTCGGGAATATGGAGGGGGTTTCTTCCTCTAAAATCAGGAGTGTGGTGGCCATATGTGATTTTGATCCTTACATCTGTTGCATTTCAAGAAGGCATCCGTCTTGTCTTCTGGAGGCTTTACAA GAAAATGGAAGAGATGCTAGATGCCTTTGCTGACAGAATATCTAAACCACGTCTCTGTTTGACAGACAAGATGCTAATCTCTTTGG CTGGTGGTTTAGGTCATGGACTGGCTCATGCGGTCTTTTTCTGCCTCAGCCTCCTAACTCCAGCATTTGGTCAAGCAACATTTTATGTTGAGAGGTGCTCAAGGATGCCATTTTTCCTTGTGTCGG CAATTATTGCACTTGGATTCTTGGTCATCCATACTTCCTCGATGATTATTGCTTTTAATGGATATGGAGAGAGAAAGAAGAGGGACCAAATCTTTGTCCCAGTGGTTCACCTGATTGCTGCTGTAATG ACATTGATCAACCTTGTGCCAGGGGGTTGCCTCGTCGGCACACCTTTACTGTGCGTGACGGCTGCGATGACCTTGTACTACTCCTGGCAAGTGGTGGGGCAGAGAATAACAGAGCACCAACATCGACAGTCTTAA